The genomic stretch atttgggattacaggcgcgtgcccccacacctggctaatttttgtatttttagtagcaacagcagtttcaccatgttggccaggctggtctcaaactcctgacctcaggtgatccacccgctgtggcctctcagagtgctgggattacaggtgtgagccactgtgtgcagccgtggtctcaaactcttgagctcaagcaatcttcccaccttggcctcccaaagtgctgggttacagggatgaaccactgtgcccagtctctgccttttaattagtgtttagaccatttacatttaatttgatATTGATGTGATTGTGTAAATTTATCCCAtgtctattatatatattctacttacctatgttttctttttcctccctcctttttgcCTTTTATTGGGTAtagtttttgttacttttttttcaatCCTGCTCCTTCTgtatactgtttttcattttatttcttttttttttttttttgagatggagtctcgctgtgtcacccaggctggagtgcagtggtgcaatctcggctcactgcaagctccgcctcccaggttcatgccattctcctgcctcagcctcccgagtagctgggactacaggcacctgccacttcgcctggctaattttttttgtatttttagtagagacggggtttcactgtggtctcgatctcctgaccttgtgatccgcccgcctcggcttcccaaagtgctgggattacaggcgtgagccaccgcgcggggcctcattttatttcttttgtttgcttattaGATATTCCTCTTTTTGTTATGTTAGTGGTTGCTTTAAGGtgggggttggcaaactatggcctccAGGCAAAATCTAGCCAGCCATCTGCTTTTGTATGGTTGTGAGCTAagaatggtctttacatttttaaacagtttctaaaaatcaaaagaataatattaTATGGCAAGCGAAAGTGTATGAAATTCATATTTCAAGCTCCATAAATAAAGTTCTTTTGGAACGCAAGCAAGCTCACTCATTTACATATGGTcagtggctgcttttgcactgaCACAGCAGAGTCGAGTAGTCAAAAGAAACCGTACGactgctgggctcagtggctcatgcctgtaatcccagcactttgggagccaaggcggacggatcacgagatcaggagatcgagaccatcctggctaacatggtgaaaccctgtctctactaaaaatacaaaaagttagctggcagtggtggcgagcgcctgtaatcccagctacttgagaggcaggagaatcgcttgaacccgggaggcggaggttgcagtgagctgagatcacgccactgcactccagcctgggcagcagaacaagactccatctcaaaaaaacaaaacagacaaacaaaaaaagaaaaagaaaaacaaaaccaaaaagagaaATATGACCTACAAAGACTAAAATAGTTATCTGGCtccttacagaaaaagtttgctgactcctgctgTAGGGTTGATAGTTTACAACTTTATCATAGGCTACCTTAAAGTGATATTATGCCATTTcacatagagaaaaagaaatttattttattttattattattatttgagacggagtttcactctgtcgcccaggctggagtgcagtggcacgatctcagctcactgcaacctccatttctcaggttcaaatgattgtcctgcctcagcctcctgtgtaggtgggattacaggtgcacgccaccatgcctggctaaattttttttgtattttttgtagagacagggtctcatcatgttggccaggttggtctcaaactcctgacctcaagtgatctgcccgccttggcctcccaaagtgccaggattacaggtgtgggccaccgtgcccagcataaTGAACTGTTTTAATATTCTTGTTTGCaaattctaacatctgtgtcatTTCTGGGTCAGTTTCAATTCATTGATGGTTCCTATTATGGATcatgttttcctgcttctttaCATGCCTGATAATCTTTGGTTAGgtgccagacattgtgaattttaccttgttggtCTGGAGAATTCTgtattcctataaatattcttgaggccgggcgcagtggctcacacctgtaatcccagcactttgggaggccaaggcgggtggatcacgaggtcaggagttcaagatcagcctggccaacatggtgaaaccctgtctgtactaaaaactacaaaaattagccaggtgtggtggcacgcgcctgtggttccggctactcgggaggctgaggcaggagaattgcttgaacccaggaggtggaggttgcagtgagccacgatcgtgtcactgcgctccagcctgggcgacagggcaagactctctctcaaaaaataaaaattaaaataaataaataaataaatattcttgaatATTATTCTGGGATGGAGTTAAATTACTCGGAAGTAGTTTGAGTCTTTCCAGTTTTGCTTTTATGATTTGTTAGGTGGGTGTTGAGCAGTGCCCCATCTACAGTTAATTATTCCCCACTATTGAGGCAAGACCTTCCTGAGTATCCCACCCGATAGCCTGTGATGATGTTTTTCCAGCCTGGCTGGTGGGAACACTCACTATTCCTGGCCCTGTGTGAGTAACGAGCACTTTTCTGAAATCCTTTTGGATGGTTTTCCCATCCCCACAGACTCACAGGCATGGCTGATCCGTATTCTCCGGAATACACAACAGAACCTCCTGCAGTTCCCCAGCAATCTCTCCTTTGGCAACTCTTTGTTTTGTACTCTGTCCTGTGACTCTAGCCACGCTGGCCTCCACAGACTCTTCCTCCAtatccatctcctgacctcagacaacCTGATGGGCTCTGCTTGGATTCCCCTCTCTGCACCGTGGCTTTGAAACTCTCTCAAGACAATAAGCTGTGGCAGTCAAGTGTGGGGCCCACCTCGTGTTTCCTGTCTTTCAGGGGTCACTGTGATTCATTGCACGATGTCCAGTGTCTTCAACACTGTTGCTTCATATACCGTATTTCGTCTgactcttgtttgtttgtttgtttcacgtGGGAGTGAATTCTGGTCCATGTTACTTCATTTTGGGCAGAAGTGGAAATCCCACTGAATAAACATTGATTCCACGAATTTGCTGATGAAACTCTGACCTCTGACCTCCCAGATAGCTGACAGGGGGTTCCAGAACTGTGGTCACAAGGCCTAGCATACAGTAGGCGCcccatgtttgttgaatgaaggaatgcAAGAGGATTTGAACTTTGCCCTCTGACCCCGGTCTTTGTCCCCAGGGCACTGCACTTGGCTGTGATTCATCAGCATGAACCCTTCCTGGATTTTCTTCTAGGCTTCTCGGCCGGCACTGAGTACATGGACCTGCAGAATGACCTAGGCCAGGTGAGCCACGAGGGATGGTGTAGGCCTTGGGGTCCAGGGTTCCCAGTGTGACTCCCTACCGCCTGTCCTCTGCTTCTGCAGACAGCCCTGCACCTGGCAGCCATCCTGGGGGAGGCATCCACGGTGGAGAAGCTGTATGCAGCAGGCGCCGGGCTGTGCGTGGCGGAGCGTAGGGGCCACACGgcgctgcacctggcctgccgTGTGGGGGCACACGCCTGTGCCCGTGCCCTGCTTCAGCCCCGCCCCCGGCGCCCCAGGGAAGCCCCCGACACCTACCTCGCTCAGGGCCCTGACCGTACTCCCGACACCAACCACACCCCTGTCGCCTTGTACCCCGATTCCGActtggagaaggaagaagaggagagtgaGGAGGACTGGAAGCTGCAGCTGGAGGCTGAAAACTATGAGGGTGAGGGTCATCACCAGGGAAGGACTCAGCTCCTGGGCTAGGCGAGAGCACCTGGCCCTGGGCTCAGCTTCCCTGATTTGAGACCGAGCTCCTTGGGAAATCATGCCTAGGCTTCAGGAGCCCGGACATCGGGACCAGGGACCTCCACTCAGGGCCCAGATGATTGAGAATTGGATATGTAGGACCCAGGACCCCCACCTGGAGGCCCCAGGTCACTTGGGATGCAGACCTGTCACCCACAGACCCAGAGCTGCCAGGATCCAGTTGTCGGGCCCCCGGGCTCCCCACCTGCAGAGTGTATTGCAGACCCCTACCCTACCCAGGACGGGGGAATGCAGAGCTCAGGCCCTCTGTGAAACTCTGGCACCCCAGGTTCCCAGCAATGGGCAGCAGGGTTCAGAGacagccctcctcagcctcatGGGAAGAAGGGCTCATCTGCCCACAGCCCTGACATCCAAGTTTCTGCTCCCCCGCCTATAAGCCCAGCCACCTGAGACCAGACCCCTCCTCAGATGGACTGACGTCATTCAGGACCCAGTGTTCAGGGCCTGCCTCTCGCCCCCAGGTCACAGGCTTTTCAGCTACTtggtaccctttttttttttttttttttgagacagtctcactctgttgcccaggttggagttcagtggcgtgatcttggctcactgcaacctccacctcccaggttcaggtgattctcctgcctcagcctcccgagtaactgggattacagggattacaggcacatgctaccatgcccagcttatttttgtatttttagtagagacggggttttaccatgttgaccaggctggtcttgaactcctggccttaggtgatctgcccgccatggcctcccaaagtgctgggattacaggtgtgagccaccgtgcctgggcagGAACCTtaatttaaggttttttttttttttttttttttgacatggagtctcactctgttgcccaggctgtagggcagtggcgccatctcagctcactgcaagctccacctcctgggttcacgccattctcctgcctcggcctcccgagtagctgggactacaggcgcccgccaccatgcccagctaattttttgtatttttagtagagacggggtttcaccatgttagccaggatggtcttgatctcctgacctcgtgatctgcccgcctcagcctcccaaagtgctgggattacaggcgtgagccactgtgcctggcctttattttttatttttagtagagacgtcttgccatgttgcccaggctgcttcttggactcctgggctcaagtgatcctcttgctttggcctcccaaagtgctgggattacaggtgtgaaccagcgTGCCCGCTCAGGTCCTTTGAGTGATAAGAGCAGAGACTTGGGTCTCCTTCTGGCCCCAAAATCCAGGCTCCCAGTCCACAGACCCCAGGCTCTTTACCCATGGGCCCCAGGCTTCAAACAACTCAGGCACTAGCACTTGCCAGCAAGCTCAGGCCATCTGAGACAGGCATTTGGTACCCAGGTACCTCTTTGCCATACCCAAGAATTCAGGCACCAGCCCCCAAACCTAATCACCCTCACGCCACATGACCCTCTCCCAGGATCAAAGCACGGTGGGGGGGGGGGACCCTCACCTCATCATCTGACGCCaatcactctgtccccaggccacACCCCACTCCACGTGGCCGTTATCCACAAAGATGTGGAGATGGTCCGGCTGCTCCGAGATGCTGGAGCTGACCTTGACAAACCGGTGAGCCCCAGCCTCGGGGAAGGTGCCGTCGGCGGGAGGGGGCTTGTCCCCTCTTCGGGCCCTCTGACCTTTCTGTTGCACCCTCACAGGAGCCCACGTGCGGCCGGAGCCCCCTTCATTTGGCAGTGGAGGCCCAGGCGGCCGATGTGCTGGAGCTTCTCCTGAGGGCAGGCGCGAACCCTGCTGCCCGCATGTACGGCGGCCGCACCCCACTCGGCAGTGCCATGCTCCGGCCCAACCCCATCCTCGCCCGCCTCCTCCGTGCACACGGAGCCCCTGAGCCCGAGGGCGAGGACGAGAAATCCGGCCCCTGCAGCAGCAGTAGCGACAGCGACAGCGGAGACGAGGGCGTGAGTCAGGAGGAGAGACAGGGCAGCCCAGCTGGGGGGTCAGGATAGACCGGCAGGCAAGAAGCCCAAGAAAATAATTAGGCACCGACCTTGGGCTGCTGTTAGAGAACTCAGGCAGCAGCGCCAGTGACACGGGGCACTAGTCAGGAGAGACCTGGACAGGGGTGGTGGGAAGAGCTTGGGCAGAAGTGGCTGAAAAACTAAGGCAGTGGCAAAGGTAGAACTCAGGCAGGGGTGGAGAAAAGACGTTGGTCGCAGTGATTGGTGAACACAGCGGGGGTGGGTGGCAGCGCTGGGGGTGATTTTAGGCAGCAAGAATTGGAGAACTCACACTGCGAAAAGAAAACCTTGGGTGGCAGTGATTTGAACACCGGCAGTGCTGGGGCAGGACCCGAGCCAGCGGTGGGGAGAGATATAGTCAGAGAACCCAGCAATACAGATCCGTCCTTGGGCAAGGCGCGGTGCTGAATGATGGGTGCGGAGGAATTTggggaaaggcagaggaaaggggtGGAGGAGGGCCAGCTCAGTTGCCGAAACTCTGGAGTGGCGGCTGGCTAGAAATTGGTCTGTAGAAATGACCTTGAAAATGgagttctggccaggtgcggtggctcacgcctgtaatcccagcactttgggaggccgaggcgggcggatcacgaggtcaggagttcgagaccagcctggccaacatggcaagaccctgtctctactaaaaatacaaaaattagctgggcgtggtggcgcatgcctataatcccagctacttgggaggctgaggtaggagaattgcttgaaccttggaggtggaggttgcagtgaacctagatcacgccactgcattccagcctgggcgacagggcgagactccatcttaaaaaaaaaaaaaaaaagaaagaaagaaaagaaaatggagttcTGAGA from Pan paniscus chromosome 20, NHGRI_mPanPan1-v2.0_pri, whole genome shotgun sequence encodes the following:
- the NFKBIB gene encoding NF-kappa-B inhibitor beta isoform X2 translates to MNGATAAWAPWVRTQRPPEDLGWARSWARGCRGLPSSSATSLRMGTRFSAGTEYMDLQNDLGQTALHLAAILGEASTVEKLYAAGAGLCVAERRGHTALHLACRVGAHACARALLQPRPRRPREAPDTYLAQGPDRTPDTNHTPVALYPDSDLEKEEEESEEDWKLQLEAENYEGHTPLHVAVIHKDVEMVRLLRDAGADLDKPEPTCGRSPLHLAVEAQAADVLELLLRAGANPAARMYGGRTPLGSAMLRPNPILARLLRAHGAPEPEGEDEKSGPCSSSSDSDSGDEGDEYDDIVVHSSRSQTRLPPTPASKPLPDDPDPV
- the NFKBIB gene encoding NF-kappa-B inhibitor beta isoform X1; amino-acid sequence: MAGVACLGKAADADEWCDSGLGSLGPDAAAPGGPGLGAELGPGLSWAPLVFGYVTEDGDTALHLAVIHQHEPFLDFLLGFSAGTEYMDLQNDLGQTALHLAAILGEASTVEKLYAAGAGLCVAERRGHTALHLACRVGAHACARALLQPRPRRPREAPDTYLAQGPDRTPDTNHTPVALYPDSDLEKEEEESEEDWKLQLEAENYEGHTPLHVAVIHKDVEMVRLLRDAGADLDKPEPTCGRSPLHLAVEAQAADVLELLLRAGANPAARMYGGRTPLGSAMLRPNPILARLLRAHGAPEPEGEDEKSGPCSSSSDSDSGDEGDEYDDIVVHSSRSQTRLPPTPASKPLPDDPDPV